One Sodalis praecaptivus DNA segment encodes these proteins:
- a CDS encoding glycoside hydrolase family 88 protein, whose product MKIDNTLTPARLLPAINRMWALSASKISAIDADFDRAQGAPVHTVAGRYQPKGWTDWTQGFEYGSALLQFDATGEQAFLDRALARIRVDMPQHITHFGVHDHGFNQVSTYGNLLRLMAEGKLPADPGRQDYYRLALRCSGAVQAYRWTSLGAGEGYIHSFNGAHSLFIDTLRTLRVLLLAHDLGQEMKVEGDEAISLLDRALAHALTSARYCVFYGEGRDIYDIRGRTAHEATFNPRNGAFRCVGTQQGYSGFSTWTRGLSWAICGFAELLEYLQALPAETWRASQDRAHTVAALEKAAAAVCDFYLAFTTLDGIPYWDTGAPGLATLEAPYEKDSDPANAVEPVDSSAAAIAAQGLLRFGAWLDGQHRPGADRYRQAGLTVLQTLLDDRYLSLSPQHQGLLLHSQYHRPNGWDYVPEGHRNPFGEATMWGDYHLRELALYVQRMAENGPYLTFFSPLGDA is encoded by the coding sequence ATGAAAATCGATAACACCCTGACCCCGGCCCGTTTGCTGCCGGCGATAAACCGTATGTGGGCGCTATCGGCCAGCAAAATCAGCGCCATAGATGCCGATTTCGATCGCGCCCAGGGCGCGCCGGTGCATACCGTCGCCGGACGCTATCAGCCCAAAGGCTGGACGGATTGGACGCAGGGATTTGAATACGGCAGCGCGCTGTTGCAATTCGATGCCACCGGCGAGCAGGCTTTTCTGGATCGGGCGCTGGCGCGCATCCGCGTCGATATGCCGCAGCATATTACCCATTTCGGCGTGCACGATCACGGTTTCAACCAAGTGAGCACTTACGGTAATTTGCTGCGCCTGATGGCAGAAGGAAAGCTACCGGCCGATCCGGGCCGCCAAGATTATTACCGGTTGGCGCTCCGCTGTTCGGGGGCGGTGCAAGCCTATCGCTGGACCTCGCTCGGCGCCGGTGAAGGTTATATCCACTCCTTTAACGGGGCCCACTCGCTGTTTATCGACACGCTGCGTACCCTGCGGGTGTTGCTGTTGGCACACGATCTGGGGCAGGAAATGAAAGTCGAGGGCGATGAGGCCATCTCACTGTTGGATCGCGCCCTGGCCCATGCCCTCACCAGCGCGCGCTATTGCGTATTCTACGGCGAAGGTCGGGATATTTATGATATCCGCGGCCGAACGGCGCACGAGGCAACCTTCAATCCGCGCAACGGCGCATTTCGCTGCGTCGGCACCCAGCAAGGCTACTCCGGCTTCTCTACCTGGACCCGCGGTTTGAGCTGGGCGATATGCGGTTTCGCGGAGCTGCTGGAGTATTTGCAGGCGCTGCCCGCCGAGACATGGCGCGCCTCGCAGGACAGAGCCCATACCGTGGCGGCGTTGGAAAAGGCCGCCGCCGCCGTTTGCGATTTTTATCTGGCGTTTACCACCCTCGACGGCATTCCCTATTGGGATACCGGCGCCCCCGGCCTGGCCACGCTCGAGGCGCCCTATGAAAAAGACTCGGATCCCGCCAACGCCGTCGAGCCCGTGGACAGCTCCGCCGCGGCGATTGCGGCGCAGGGCCTGTTGCGATTCGGCGCCTGGCTCGACGGCCAACACCGCCCCGGCGCGGACCGCTACCGCCAGGCCGGATTGACCGTGCTGCAAACGCTGCTGGACGACCGCTATCTTAGTCTGTCGCCGCAGCATCAAGGCCTTTTGCTGCACAGCCAGTACCATCGCCCCAACGGCTGGGATTATGTGCCGGAGGGCCACCGCAACCCGTTCGGCGAAGCCACCATGTGGGGGGATTATCATCTGCGCGAGCTGGCGCTTTATGTGCAGCGAATGGCGGAAAATGGCCCCTATCTGACGTTTTTCAGCCCCCTAGGAGACGCATGA
- a CDS encoding 3-ketoacyl-ACP reductase — protein MMPQQRQAATALITGGRRGIGLAIARRLAADGHPIAVTGSGEADASTRAAVAELEKYGVPVGYFASDIAATAGHAAVLDSIEQQLGPIAVLVSNAGIAPPERLDVLDTTTANFDAVLNTNLRGAFFFAQAVAKRMLARPAAEGARSIVFISSCSAQMVSVNRLEYCVAKAGLAMVAQGMAARLAADGIGVFEVRPGIIRTDMTAGVNEKYDRLIGDGLVPARRWGQGDDIAAAVAMLIKPEAFFATGSVIHADGGLTLQRL, from the coding sequence ATGATGCCTCAGCAACGTCAGGCCGCTACCGCTTTAATCACCGGCGGGCGCCGGGGCATTGGTTTGGCCATCGCAAGACGGCTGGCGGCCGACGGCCATCCCATCGCGGTGACCGGCAGCGGTGAAGCCGATGCGTCCACGCGCGCCGCCGTGGCAGAGCTGGAAAAGTACGGCGTACCGGTCGGCTATTTCGCCAGCGACATTGCCGCGACGGCGGGCCATGCCGCCGTGCTTGATAGCATTGAGCAGCAGTTGGGACCGATTGCGGTACTGGTTTCCAATGCCGGTATTGCGCCCCCTGAGCGGTTGGATGTGCTCGACACCACGACGGCGAATTTTGATGCGGTACTGAACACCAATCTGCGTGGGGCATTTTTTTTCGCCCAAGCGGTCGCCAAACGCATGCTGGCCCGGCCAGCCGCGGAAGGCGCGCGCAGCATCGTTTTTATTTCTTCCTGTTCCGCGCAAATGGTGTCGGTGAACCGGCTGGAATATTGCGTCGCCAAAGCGGGACTCGCCATGGTGGCGCAGGGAATGGCAGCGCGTCTGGCCGCTGACGGTATCGGGGTTTTTGAGGTCCGTCCCGGCATCATCCGTACCGATATGACCGCCGGCGTGAATGAGAAATATGACCGTCTTATCGGCGACGGTCTGGTCCCCGCTCGGCGCTGGGGACAAGGCGATGATATCGCCGCAGCTGTCGCCATGCTTATCAAACCCGAGGCGTTTTTCGCCACCGGCTCGGTTATCCACGCCGACGGCGGGTTAACCCTGCAACGCCTATAG
- a CDS encoding MaoC family dehydratase, which translates to MSPSATVPDTGRRLPAGEYGYGDLQPGDRYDTQAITLTESHIVAFAGITGDFFDVHMDDTFARQQGFPGRIAHGLLGLALIDGLKTRSAVRLCGIATLGWNWSFCAPLLPGDRIYAEITVVSKRPTKRADRGIVTFALRMINQHEAVVQQGETQLMMQQ; encoded by the coding sequence ATGTCACCATCCGCTACCGTCCCCGACACGGGACGGCGGTTACCGGCCGGCGAATACGGTTATGGCGATTTGCAGCCGGGGGATCGTTATGATACCCAGGCGATAACCCTCACGGAGTCGCATATTGTCGCGTTCGCGGGCATTACCGGCGATTTTTTTGACGTGCATATGGATGATACTTTCGCCCGCCAGCAGGGTTTTCCCGGCCGCATCGCCCATGGTTTATTAGGGCTGGCGCTCATCGACGGCTTGAAAACCCGTTCGGCGGTGCGGCTGTGCGGCATCGCGACCCTGGGCTGGAACTGGTCATTCTGCGCGCCGCTGCTGCCGGGCGATCGCATTTATGCCGAAATTACCGTGGTAAGCAAGCGGCCGACCAAGCGGGCCGATAGAGGTATCGTGACCTTTGCCCTGCGGATGATCAATCAGCATGAGGCTGTCGTGCAGCAGGGTGAAACCCAGTTAATGATGCAGCAATAG
- a CDS encoding TetR/AcrR family transcriptional regulator, which produces MSKPEYNQGLTTSSSMQEKIKEVTRNLLIAHGYHKTTFGVIAKALQITTTNIHYHFGNKNHLVEIVVREYVAEAKKNHSIIWLDTTTTLEQKVAQVVAYNYRLYRKYNPDDKGRHPWSLIGRLRLESDVLSEAACRSLASFTQTMQDVISQAVEYAWQQGQLKADTPRQDLVFLLTNLVDSSSVFAQDAGSFARLEQFFTAFSRVVLSVYTLEPPTRGDNGT; this is translated from the coding sequence ATGTCAAAACCAGAATACAACCAGGGCCTGACAACCAGCAGCTCAATGCAAGAAAAGATCAAAGAGGTCACGCGCAACTTGCTGATTGCTCATGGTTACCATAAGACCACCTTTGGCGTTATCGCTAAAGCCTTACAAATTACCACCACCAATATTCATTATCATTTCGGCAATAAAAATCATCTCGTGGAAATCGTGGTGCGGGAATATGTGGCCGAAGCCAAGAAGAATCACAGTATTATCTGGCTGGATACCACCACCACGCTCGAACAAAAAGTCGCCCAGGTGGTGGCGTATAACTACCGGCTGTATCGCAAATATAACCCTGATGATAAGGGCAGGCATCCCTGGAGTTTGATTGGCCGGCTGCGCCTTGAGAGCGATGTGCTTTCCGAAGCCGCCTGTCGCTCCCTGGCGTCGTTCACGCAGACTATGCAGGACGTGATTAGCCAGGCGGTGGAATATGCCTGGCAGCAGGGACAGCTAAAGGCCGATACGCCACGGCAGGATTTGGTATTTTTACTGACCAATTTGGTGGACAGCTCATCGGTGTTTGCCCAGGATGCGGGGAGCTTTGCGCGCCTGGAGCAATTCTTCACCGCTTTCTCCCGGGTGGTGTTATCCGTTTACACTCTTGAGCCGCCTACGCGCGGCGACAACGGCACGTAA